A genomic region of Serinus canaria isolate serCan28SL12 chromosome 1A, serCan2020, whole genome shotgun sequence contains the following coding sequences:
- the BID gene encoding BH3-interacting domain death agonist yields MEQINGPLQMEHALLFTFLEASSDCKFKDQLHSLQSQQIMVLQGNDDDELQTDGNRSGHFRNGDLGLAPTNEEVIRIIAAQLAEIGDQFDKEIQERVVNGLVQHFLNENLSNEEISRHMSRVVRELIQAIPSDMEQEKAMLVLAMVLTKKIVNTVPSLLRRVFDTTVNYMNQQFHNYIVEMLGE; encoded by the exons ATGGAACAG ATCAATGGACCTCTTCAGATGGAGCATGCATTGCTGTTCACCTTCCTGGAGGCATCCTCTGACTGTAAGTTCAAAGACCAGCTGCATTCCCTGCAAAGCCAGCAGATCATGGTGCTCCAAGGGAACGATGACGATGAGCTGCAGACCGATGGCAATCGGAGTGGCCACTTCCGGAATGGTGACCTAG GGTTGGCTCCAACAAATGAAGAGGTTATCCGGATCATTGCTGCTCAGCTTGCTGAGATTGGAGACCAGTTTGATAAAGAAATCCAAGAAAGAGTAGTCAATGGCCTAGTGCAGCACTTTTTGAATGAGAATCTGTCTAATGAG GAGATAAGCCGGCACATGTCCAGGGTAGTGAGAGAGCTCATACAAGCCATCCCCTCAGACATGGAGCAGGAGAAGGCCATGTTGGTGCTAGCAATGGTCTTGACTAAGAAAATCGTGAATACAGTGCCCTCCCTTCTACGCCGTGTCTTTGACACCACTGTGAACTACATGAACCAGCAGTTCCACAACTACATTGTTGAAATG ctgggtGAGTGA